The following is a genomic window from Gammaproteobacteria bacterium.
TCTGGCGATCCACCTCGCTGCTCACCGCGAAGCCGTCAAACAGCATCTGGGAAATGGTGAGTGAAGCCTCGCCACGGGTCAATTCCGGTTAAGCCCTCCCCGCAGCGCGGGTCATGGGGTTGTCGCTATGTTCCCGGCCTACGCCGAGGGCGACATCGGCACGCGGAAAATAGCCCGCCCTGGCCTGTTCCAGCTCGTGATCTATTGAGCGACGTTCGCTGGCGGAGGCGAGCACGCCGGGATGTGTCTGGATGGTCTTCTGGGCCGCTTCTTGCAGGGTGAGCGCGTGAGCGGCGTAGGGCGCCGATAGGGCAGCGCTCATCAAGCCTATTAAAAGCTTTCTTTTTGTCATAACCATAGCCTCGTTATTAGTCATTAAAATCTTCAGGGGCAGGTAATCCCTGGGGTCTGGGTACAGAATCTAAGCCAAATTTCATGTCTTTTCAATAGATTTCTCTTTGTGACTCGAGTGTTGCTTTAGTTAGCGGCATGTCTAGAACACTAAGAACTTATCCATAAATAATTTACCGCAGAGGGCGCAGAGGAATCAAGAAGGATTTGTTTCTCCTCCGCGTCCTCCGCGGTGAAGCTTTTTCACCGCAAGGGACACAGGGGAAATATTTATGGATATGCCCTAAACCAACGCGGGTACATGCCGGCGCCGCTCGCAAAGAATGCGACGAAATACCTCAGGATCTTTGATGTGGGTCATCTCGCCGGGACGGGGGAAGTGCAGATCGTGCAGCCGCGACAGCCAGAAACGCAAGGCGGCGGCGCGTAACATCACTGGCCAGGCGGGGTGTTCCTGGGGCTGAAAGGGGCGTTGTTGCCGGTAAGCGTCAAGCAACGCGCCGGACTGTTTGGGCTGGAGGGCGCCGTCTGCGGCGCTGCACCAGTCATTGACGGTAATGGCGAGGTCATAGAGCAAGGCATCATTGCAGGCGTAGTAGAGGTCTATGATGCCGGTGAGCCGATCACCGGTAAACAGGACGTTGTCGCGGAACAGATCGGCGTGTATCACGCCCTGGGGCAGCTCCCGATTGGGAAACCTGTTTTGAAACCCGAGTTCATTTTTGAGCAGTTCCGTCTCGCCGGCAGTGAGACGGGGCAGCACCTTGCGCGCGGTGGCCTCACGCCATGTTGGGCCGCGGTCGTTGGCGCGATAACCCTGAAACGATAACCCCGCGGTATGCATGCGCCCCAGGGCGCCGCCCACTGCCGCGCATTGCGCTTGAGATGGATGTTCCACATTGCTTCCCGAGAGACGCTGTACCAGCGCCGCGGGTTTGTCCTTGAGGGCGCGAAGGTAATGGCCCTTGAGGTCGGCGGCGGGGTGCGCGCAGGGTACGCCGTGTTCGGCGAGATGCGCCATGAGGTCGAGAAAGTAAGGGAGCTGCTCGGTGTTCAGGGTTTCGAACAGGGTGAGTACATAGCTCCCCCGGTTTGTTGTGACGAAGTAATTAGTATTCTCTATCCCCGCGCTAATGCCCGAAAAATCCACAAGTGTGCCCACGGAATAACTGCGCAAAAACTCCTCGAGTTCGTGCCGCTCGATGCGTGTGTAAACGGACATCGCTTGCTGGAGGGTTGAGGGATCTCGGCGGGCTTACTTCCAGCTAAACAACACCCACTGCGGGACGCTGCTCTCGTACTTGATGTCGGTGCGGCGCGTGTCCAGCGTACCGTCGCCATCGGTGTCTATCATATAGTACGGCTCGCCCTTGCTGGGTGTGATCTTGACCATGTACAGGCGGCCGTTGACGCGGTACTCCCGCACCGTCTCTTCCTTGCGCTCGATGATGGTCACCTCGGGCTCCAGAGGCTCGCCGCTCTGCACGGCTTCGGGAATCTGCGGCGGTTCCGGGGCGGGCGCCAGATCGGGCAGCGGTGCGCTTTCTTGCGCGAGGGCGAGCGTGCAGCTAAACAGGGTAGGTATCAAAAGCAGTCGCATGGGTTCAATCCTTAAGGTAGAGGCAAATTCATTCAGCCGGTATTCATCTTTTAAAGCAATATCCCCCGGTCATCGGCCTGCGGCCCGACCCCGTGATATTCATAATGGTTAAAGATAGCATCCACCACGTCCTGCACGTTGTCCAGCAACTTGAACAGTTCGAGGTCTTCGGCGTTGATCATGCCCTCCGGCACCAGGGTGTTCTTCAGCCATTCTAGCAGGCCCTGCCAGAATGGAGAATGCACAAGGATGACCGGGATACGGCGGGTCTTGCCCGTCTGTATCAGGGTCAGGATCTCGGCCAGTTCGTCCAGCGTGCCGAAGCCCCCCGGCAGGATCACATAGGCCGAGGCGTATTTCACGAACATCACTTTACGCGAAAAGAAGTGCCGGAAATTGAGTGAGATGTCCTGATAGGTGTTGGCCACCTGTTCATGCGGCAAGATGATGTTCAGGCCGATGCTTGGCGATTTGCCCGCAGAGGCACCCTTGTTGACCGCCTCCATGACGCCGGGCCCGCCGCCGCTCACGATGGCGAACCCCGCGTCGGAGAGCGCGCGGGCGATATCCTCGGCGAGTTGATAATGCGGGTGACCGGGCTGCGTGCGGGACGAGCCGAAGATGCTCACCGAGGGCTTGATCTGGGAGAGCTGCTCAAAGCCCTCGGTGAACTCCGCCATGATCTGGAAGATCTTCCAGGACTCGCGGGTGAGCAAGGTGTCGTTGATGGCCCGATGGGCGAATTTGCGTGGTTCACTCATAGTAGCTCCAGGGGCTAGGGGTAAGGGTGAGGCGAAAAAGGGGTGAGGGGTGAGGGGTGAGGGGTGAG
Proteins encoded in this region:
- a CDS encoding homoserine kinase; protein product: MSVYTRIERHELEEFLRSYSVGTLVDFSGISAGIENTNYFVTTNRGSYVLTLFETLNTEQLPYFLDLMAHLAEHGVPCAHPAADLKGHYLRALKDKPAALVQRLSGSNVEHPSQAQCAAVGGALGRMHTAGLSFQGYRANDRGPTWREATARKVLPRLTAGETELLKNELGFQNRFPNRELPQGVIHADLFRDNVLFTGDRLTGIIDLYYACNDALLYDLAITVNDWCSAADGALQPKQSGALLDAYRQQRPFQPQEHPAWPVMLRAAALRFWLSRLHDLHFPRPGEMTHIKDPEVFRRILCERRRHVPALV
- a CDS encoding DUF2782 domain-containing protein; amino-acid sequence: MIPTLFSCTLALAQESAPLPDLAPAPEPPQIPEAVQSGEPLEPEVTIIERKEETVREYRVNGRLYMVKITPSKGEPYYMIDTDGDGTLDTRRTDIKYESSVPQWVLFSWK
- a CDS encoding TIGR00730 family Rossman fold protein, encoding MSEPRKFAHRAINDTLLTRESWKIFQIMAEFTEGFEQLSQIKPSVSIFGSSRTQPGHPHYQLAEDIARALSDAGFAIVSGGGPGVMEAVNKGASAGKSPSIGLNIILPHEQVANTYQDISLNFRHFFSRKVMFVKYASAYVILPGGFGTLDELAEILTLIQTGKTRRIPVILVHSPFWQGLLEWLKNTLVPEGMINAEDLELFKLLDNVQDVVDAIFNHYEYHGVGPQADDRGILL